A genomic region of Chryseobacterium sp. KACC 21268 contains the following coding sequences:
- the rodA gene encoding rod shape-determining protein RodA encodes MKWAEGIDKLGITLYLMLCIFAIFNIYSVKADLGQKQLIFFGISLFVGMMIFFMRTKFFENMSPIIYVGGVLLLIGLFPFGTEILGQKNWYKFGGFTMQPVEFAKIGTTLMLANYASSQDFDIKKKRSLYTSIAIVAIPGIVVLMIPDVGSLLVFFAFVMALYREGLSGWLFGIIFIFAATFLISIAVDPLYVVIAILIFAAIFVFFNFYKIQGNVMYIVAIVLTVGVLSGLSYSSSYVLTKLPKHQRERIEVLYKGEKAFRDTSGYNLLYSKTAIGSGGFTGKGYKQGSVTQGKFVPEQETDYIFCTVGEEWGFLGSTLLIICYSIFIGRIYYLAENQKSTFNRVFGYSFASVLLIHFAINLGMVMGLFPTVGIPLPFFSYGGSSLLAFSIMTFIFFKLNYADKNSLV; translated from the coding sequence ATGAAGTGGGCAGAAGGGATAGATAAATTAGGAATTACGCTTTACTTGATGCTTTGCATTTTCGCTATTTTCAATATTTATAGTGTGAAGGCGGATCTCGGACAAAAACAACTGATCTTCTTCGGGATTTCTTTGTTTGTCGGGATGATGATATTCTTTATGAGAACCAAGTTTTTCGAGAATATGTCTCCAATCATTTATGTTGGCGGTGTGCTGCTTCTGATTGGTTTGTTTCCTTTCGGGACGGAGATCCTTGGTCAGAAAAACTGGTACAAGTTTGGTGGATTTACGATGCAACCCGTTGAGTTTGCTAAAATTGGAACTACGCTGATGCTGGCAAATTATGCTTCAAGTCAGGATTTTGATATCAAGAAAAAGCGCTCATTATATACATCCATTGCAATTGTTGCTATTCCCGGAATTGTTGTTTTAATGATTCCCGATGTCGGTTCATTGTTGGTGTTTTTTGCTTTTGTAATGGCACTTTACAGAGAAGGACTTTCCGGCTGGTTGTTCGGTATTATCTTTATCTTCGCGGCTACATTTTTGATCTCAATTGCAGTCGATCCACTATATGTGGTGATTGCAATCCTCATCTTTGCGGCCATTTTTGTCTTTTTCAATTTTTATAAGATCCAAGGGAATGTAATGTATATAGTCGCAATTGTTTTGACAGTTGGCGTTTTAAGTGGATTGTCATATTCTTCCAGTTACGTTCTTACCAAGCTTCCAAAACACCAGAGAGAAAGAATCGAAGTTTTATACAAAGGCGAAAAAGCATTCCGAGATACCTCGGGTTATAACTTGCTCTATTCCAAAACCGCAATTGGTTCAGGAGGATTCACTGGCAAAGGCTACAAGCAGGGTTCTGTGACGCAGGGTAAATTCGTTCCGGAGCAGGAAACCGATTATATTTTCTGTACCGTTGGCGAAGAGTGGGGTTTTCTGGGAAGCACGCTTCTAATCATTTGCTATTCTATATTTATTGGCAGGATCTATTATCTCGCTGAAAATCAGAAATCTACTTTCAATAGGGTTTTTGGATATAGTTTTGCCTCCGTTTTATTAATTCACTTTGCCATCAACCTTGGGATGGTCATGGGACTTTTCCCTACGGTTGGGATTCCATTGCCGTTTTTCAGTTATGGAGGAAGTTCGCTACTGGCTTTTTCAATAATGACATTTATTTTCTTTAAACTTAATTATGCTGATAAGAATAGTTTAGTATAA
- a CDS encoding M48 family metallopeptidase, whose translation MRKIIFCAIVLGGISTMQAQKISLGKATDIAGKGLKAMTFSNADAITLSKESVDYMDKNNPIAGPKDPYTIRLNKLFAKHKSQDGLNLNYKVYKVKDINAFACADGSVRVFSSLMDMMTDDELLAVIGHEIGHVKNEDTKDAIKSAYLKAAALDAASASSNTVATLNNSQIGEMANAMLDATHSKKQESQADTYSYDFMKANGYNVVGAYTAFKKLALLSEGGTAQSGFQKMFNSHPDSNKRAEAIKKRAEKDGLWKDPGTVSLPTAKLTK comes from the coding sequence ATGAGAAAAATTATCTTCTGTGCAATTGTCCTTGGAGGCATCAGCACAATGCAAGCACAAAAAATCAGTTTAGGCAAGGCAACTGACATTGCTGGAAAAGGTTTGAAAGCTATGACATTTTCGAATGCAGATGCTATTACATTATCCAAAGAATCTGTAGATTATATGGATAAAAATAATCCAATTGCAGGCCCGAAAGATCCTTACACAATTCGACTCAACAAGCTTTTTGCTAAACACAAATCCCAAGACGGCTTAAATCTTAATTACAAAGTTTATAAAGTGAAAGATATCAACGCATTTGCTTGTGCAGATGGCAGTGTTCGTGTTTTTTCTTCATTAATGGATATGATGACAGATGATGAGCTTCTGGCCGTGATAGGTCACGAAATTGGTCACGTGAAAAATGAAGATACCAAAGATGCCATCAAGTCTGCTTATCTCAAAGCTGCAGCATTGGACGCCGCGTCCGCTTCATCAAATACAGTGGCAACACTTAATAACAGTCAAATTGGAGAAATGGCGAACGCAATGTTGGACGCTACACACAGCAAAAAACAAGAATCACAAGCTGATACTTACTCTTACGACTTTATGAAAGCGAATGGTTACAACGTAGTTGGTGCCTACACAGCATTTAAAAAGTTAGCTTTGTTATCGGAAGGAGGAACAGCACAATCTGGTTTCCAGAAGATGTTCAATTCGCATCCTGATAGCAACAAGAGGGCAGAAGCAATCAAAAAAAGAGCTGAGAAAGATGGTCTTTGGAAAGATCCAGGAACCGTTTCTTTACCAACTGCAAAACTTACAAAATAG
- a CDS encoding alpha-amylase family glycosyl hydrolase, with translation MNSLKYLLLILMIPFLGFGQTKDPRYQPKPYVELKHPEWSKNATIYEVNIRQYTKEGTFKAFEKHLPRLKKMGVDILWLMPIHPIGEEHRKGKLGSYYSVKDFKGVNPDFGTLKDFKSLVDKIHAMGMYVIIDWVGNHSAWDNPLTKEHPDWYTKSREGNFQPTPWYDWDDVIDFDYNNPDFREYMTGALKYWVKEANIDGYRCDVAGFIPVDFWDNAREEMDAIKPVFMLAEWESRDLYKKSFDATYSWTLWDKLKLATTGGKGANALYEYMAHDVGSFPLDSYRMLFTDNHDKNSWEGNQYSNFGKGLETAMVLCGTANGMPLVYSGQEAGLDRSLEFFEKDQIVWKDHKFYEIYQKLFDLKHKNQALWNGKYGGEMIRVTNNQMNDVLSIYREKNNDAVLSIYNFSDKSLSTSVDTKYYNGQYRELFTGKIYNINSEKTNLNLKPWEYLVLVKN, from the coding sequence ATGAATTCATTAAAATACTTACTCCTCATTCTGATGATTCCGTTTTTGGGATTCGGTCAGACCAAAGACCCACGCTATCAGCCAAAACCTTATGTAGAACTCAAGCATCCGGAATGGAGCAAGAATGCGACTATTTACGAGGTCAACATCCGACAGTACACAAAAGAAGGCACTTTCAAAGCATTCGAAAAACATTTGCCAAGACTCAAAAAAATGGGCGTCGATATTCTTTGGTTAATGCCAATCCATCCCATCGGAGAAGAACATCGGAAAGGAAAATTGGGAAGTTATTATTCCGTGAAAGATTTCAAAGGCGTGAATCCGGACTTTGGAACGTTGAAGGATTTCAAGAGCTTGGTTGACAAAATCCACGCAATGGGAATGTACGTCATTATCGATTGGGTCGGGAATCATTCCGCTTGGGACAATCCTTTGACCAAAGAACATCCGGACTGGTACACCAAATCCAGAGAAGGCAACTTCCAGCCGACGCCTTGGTACGATTGGGACGACGTTATCGATTTTGATTATAACAATCCCGACTTCCGAGAATATATGACTGGCGCACTAAAATATTGGGTAAAAGAAGCCAATATCGATGGTTATAGATGCGACGTTGCAGGTTTCATTCCCGTAGATTTCTGGGACAATGCGAGAGAAGAAATGGATGCGATAAAGCCAGTTTTTATGTTGGCTGAATGGGAATCCAGAGATTTGTACAAAAAGTCATTTGATGCGACCTATTCCTGGACACTTTGGGATAAACTGAAACTAGCTACAACCGGCGGAAAAGGCGCCAACGCACTTTACGAATATATGGCACACGATGTCGGCAGTTTCCCATTGGATTCCTACAGAATGTTGTTCACAGACAATCACGACAAGAATTCCTGGGAAGGTAATCAATATTCCAACTTTGGAAAAGGATTGGAAACCGCGATGGTACTTTGCGGAACAGCCAACGGAATGCCTTTGGTCTACAGCGGACAGGAAGCAGGATTGGACAGAAGCCTTGAGTTCTTCGAGAAAGACCAAATCGTTTGGAAAGACCATAAATTCTATGAAATATATCAAAAATTGTTTGACCTTAAACATAAAAATCAAGCACTCTGGAACGGAAAATACGGAGGCGAAATGATAAGAGTGACGAACAATCAAATGAATGACGTCCTATCCATCTACCGAGAAAAAAATAACGATGCAGTTTTATCCATCTATAATTTCTCAGATAAGAGTTTGTCAACTTCCGTCGACACAAAATATTATAATGGACAATACCGAGAATTGTTTACTGGCAAAATCTACAACATCAATTCTGAAAAGACCAATCTTAATTTGAAACCCTGGGAATACTTGGTTTTGGTAAAGAACTAA
- a CDS encoding ATP-binding cassette domain-containing protein, which translates to MLTVSNLSLQFGKRVLFDEVNIKFTKGNCYGIIGANGAGKSTFLKILSGKQDPTSGHVSLENGKRMSVLEQDHFAYDNFTVLETILRGNKMLFDIKEEMDALYAKEDFSDDDGIKAGELGVVYDEMGGWNSEADAQTLLSNVGISEDMHYQLMGELENKDKVRVLLAQALFGNPDVLILDEPTNDLDIATIAWLEDFLADYENTVIVVSHDRHFLDTVCTHIGDLDYAKLNLYTGNYSFWYQASQLATRQRAQANKKAEDKKKELQDFIARFSSNVAKAKQATARKKMIDKLNIDDIKPSSRRYPAIIFDTEREVGDQILDVKDLEKTKDGELLFTNIDLNLKKGDKVAVISRNSLAITEFFEILAGNLPADKGNVAWGVTTNQSHMPLDNTNFFQDDINLVDWLRQFTKNDEERHEEFMRGFLGRMLFSGDEALKSCKVLSGGEKMRCMFSRMMLQKANVLLLDEPTNHLDLESITTLNNSLNNFKGNILLSSHDHELLGTVCNRIIELTPKGIIDRDMTYDEYLSDKKIKELQEQMYS; encoded by the coding sequence ATGTTAACAGTATCCAATTTATCATTACAGTTCGGGAAAAGAGTTCTTTTTGATGAAGTCAATATAAAATTTACAAAAGGGAATTGCTACGGTATCATTGGTGCCAACGGTGCAGGAAAATCGACTTTCCTTAAAATATTAAGCGGAAAACAAGACCCAACTTCTGGTCACGTTTCTTTGGAAAACGGAAAAAGAATGTCCGTATTGGAGCAGGACCACTTCGCCTACGACAACTTTACAGTGTTGGAAACCATCCTTAGAGGGAACAAAATGCTTTTCGACATCAAAGAAGAAATGGACGCTTTGTATGCTAAAGAAGACTTCTCCGACGATGATGGAATCAAAGCTGGAGAACTTGGCGTAGTTTATGACGAAATGGGCGGATGGAACTCCGAAGCTGATGCGCAGACTTTGCTTTCAAACGTTGGTATTTCAGAAGATATGCATTACCAATTGATGGGCGAACTTGAGAACAAAGACAAAGTAAGGGTTTTGCTTGCTCAGGCATTGTTCGGGAATCCAGACGTATTGATTCTGGATGAGCCTACCAATGACTTGGATATCGCTACAATCGCTTGGTTGGAGGATTTCTTGGCAGATTATGAGAACACCGTGATCGTTGTTTCTCACGACCGTCACTTCTTGGACACCGTTTGTACGCACATCGGAGATTTGGATTATGCTAAGTTGAATCTTTACACCGGTAACTACTCTTTCTGGTATCAGGCTTCACAATTGGCAACAAGACAAAGAGCTCAGGCCAACAAAAAAGCTGAGGACAAGAAAAAAGAATTACAGGATTTCATCGCGCGATTCAGTTCCAACGTTGCGAAAGCAAAACAGGCGACTGCGCGTAAGAAGATGATTGACAAGTTGAACATCGACGATATCAAACCTTCATCCAGAAGATATCCAGCCATCATTTTCGATACCGAAAGAGAAGTTGGAGACCAGATTCTGGACGTGAAAGACCTTGAAAAAACCAAAGATGGCGAATTACTCTTCACAAACATCGACCTTAATCTTAAGAAAGGTGATAAAGTGGCGGTCATCTCCAGAAACTCTTTGGCAATCACAGAATTTTTCGAAATCCTTGCCGGAAATCTTCCTGCAGACAAAGGAAATGTGGCTTGGGGCGTTACGACGAACCAATCGCATATGCCTTTGGACAACACCAATTTCTTCCAGGATGACATCAACTTGGTAGACTGGCTGAGACAATTCACGAAGAATGACGAGGAGCGTCACGAGGAATTTATGAGAGGTTTCCTGGGAAGAATGCTTTTCTCTGGCGACGAGGCTCTAAAATCTTGTAAAGTCCTTTCCGGAGGTGAAAAAATGAGATGTATGTTCAGTAGAATGATGCTTCAGAAAGCGAACGTTCTTCTTTTGGATGAGCCTACGAATCACCTGGATCTGGAAAGTATCACAACCTTGAACAACTCATTGAACAACTTCAAAGGAAACATCCTGTTGTCTTCCCACGATCACGAGTTGCTTGGAACGGTTTGTAACAGAATCATCGAGTTGACGCCGAAAGGAATCATCGACAGAGATATGACTTACGACGAATATCTATCTGACAAGAAAATCAAAGAATTGCAGGAGCAGATGTATTCTTAA
- the smpB gene encoding SsrA-binding protein SmpB — translation MKIEKTVNIFNKRARFEYEILDEYEAGLVLTGTEIKSLRSSKASITESFCQFIDDELYVINMMIDEYKLGTFYNHKTKRERKLLLHSYELQKLKKKLKDVGNTIIPLKLYINDKGKAKLLISLARGKKLFDKREAIKDRENKVNIQRLLKKS, via the coding sequence ATGAAAATAGAAAAAACTGTTAATATCTTCAATAAAAGAGCACGCTTCGAATACGAAATCCTGGATGAGTATGAGGCGGGTCTGGTTTTGACAGGAACCGAAATAAAATCTCTCCGATCTTCCAAAGCATCAATCACAGAAAGCTTTTGCCAGTTTATTGATGACGAACTTTATGTCATTAATATGATGATTGATGAATATAAATTGGGAACTTTTTACAATCATAAAACAAAAAGGGAACGGAAATTGTTACTGCATAGTTACGAATTGCAAAAACTTAAAAAAAAGTTAAAGGATGTTGGCAATACGATAATCCCACTCAAGCTATATATTAATGATAAAGGGAAAGCAAAATTGCTTATATCATTAGCCAGAGGGAAAAAGTTGTTTGATAAAAGAGAGGCTATCAAGGATAGAGAGAATAAGGTTAACATTCAGCGGTTATTAAAGAAAAGTTAA
- a CDS encoding OmpA family protein — MKNLKLGITALALTVASSVFAQTTTNPWVIGVGAHGVNHVAQRNTFSNTFSFNNFKENLFGVSKYSITPPLSKLTVARSLGKGLVLDWQTTVGNVDNKRFAMEKEFFLMTGLGIQFKGAGLLWDEESWFDPYLRVGANYLRHDYTGLTFPQTDTKSGEVYGAYNEDGDITGKANHFTVSTGAGINFWVTKNFGLGVQGDYVTTPVDKSGIANFWQASASILFRFGNTDRDKDGIPDKEDACPDVPGLPEFQGCPDTDGDGIPDKDDQCPDVAGPKENNGCPWPDTDGDGVLDKDDACVDVPGPAENKGCPWPDTDGDGVLDKDDACPTVFGLAQYQGCPKPATAYAEEATGALTNILFDFNKATVRAESAGKIEQAASILNGAKDATFLVTGHTDAKGAEAYNLKLSRQRAAAVVAALEAKGVSAGQLKSVGVGERDAKVSEKASDAERQADRRVVVEAVNGAAWDALQKSDLPVVEKKTVKKAPAKKRATKRK, encoded by the coding sequence ATGAAAAATCTAAAATTAGGAATTACAGCTTTGGCACTTACTGTTGCCTCTTCTGTTTTTGCGCAAACTACTACTAACCCTTGGGTTATAGGTGTAGGTGCTCATGGAGTGAATCACGTTGCTCAAAGAAACACTTTCAGCAATACGTTCTCATTCAACAATTTTAAAGAAAACTTATTCGGTGTATCTAAGTATTCAATTACACCACCACTTTCCAAATTGACAGTTGCAAGAAGCCTTGGAAAAGGTTTGGTATTGGACTGGCAAACGACTGTTGGTAACGTTGATAACAAGAGATTTGCAATGGAGAAAGAGTTTTTCTTGATGACAGGTCTTGGTATTCAATTTAAAGGTGCAGGTCTACTTTGGGACGAAGAGTCTTGGTTTGATCCGTACTTGAGAGTTGGTGCTAACTACTTAAGACATGATTATACAGGTCTTACTTTCCCTCAGACAGATACTAAGTCTGGAGAAGTTTATGGCGCTTATAACGAAGATGGAGACATTACAGGAAAAGCAAACCACTTTACAGTAAGTACTGGTGCTGGTATCAATTTCTGGGTTACTAAAAACTTCGGTTTAGGTGTACAAGGTGATTATGTTACTACTCCTGTAGATAAGTCTGGTATTGCTAACTTTTGGCAAGCTTCTGCATCTATCTTATTTAGATTCGGAAACACAGACAGAGATAAAGACGGAATTCCAGACAAAGAAGATGCTTGTCCAGATGTTCCAGGTTTACCAGAATTCCAAGGATGTCCTGACACAGATGGAGACGGTATTCCAGATAAAGACGATCAATGTCCAGATGTAGCAGGTCCTAAAGAAAATAACGGTTGTCCTTGGCCAGATACAGACGGAGACGGCGTATTAGACAAAGATGATGCTTGTGTTGACGTTCCTGGTCCAGCTGAAAACAAAGGTTGTCCTTGGCCAGATACAGACGGAGACGGAGTATTAGACAAAGATGATGCTTGTCCTACCGTATTCGGTCTTGCTCAATACCAAGGTTGTCCTAAACCAGCTACAGCTTACGCTGAAGAAGCTACTGGAGCTCTTACAAACATCTTGTTTGACTTCAATAAAGCAACTGTTAGAGCAGAATCTGCAGGTAAAATTGAACAAGCTGCTTCTATCCTTAACGGAGCGAAAGATGCTACTTTCTTAGTAACTGGTCACACAGATGCTAAAGGTGCTGAAGCTTATAACTTAAAACTTTCTAGACAAAGAGCTGCTGCTGTAGTTGCTGCGTTGGAAGCAAAAGGAGTAAGTGCAGGTCAATTGAAATCAGTAGGAGTTGGAGAAAGAGACGCTAAAGTTTCTGAAAAAGCTTCTGATGCTGAAAGACAAGCTGATAGAAGAGTAGTAGTAGAAGCTGTAAACGGCGCTGCTTGGGATGCTCTTCAAAAATCAGATCTTCCAGTAGTTGAGAAGAAAACTGTTAAGAAAGCTCCAGCTAAAAAAAGAGCTACTAAAAGAAAATAA